A genomic window from Lotus japonicus ecotype B-129 chromosome 1, LjGifu_v1.2 includes:
- the LOC130732987 gene encoding uncharacterized protein LOC130732987: MNNMMMGGSSSNRDREEALTFTIPSSSSHSSPITVSDQLDSYLTDPRSASGSFQNEGVLTAGDTADSEFGFSRPDFRQSPLAGTVELYDRHVFLCYKNPRVWPPRIEAAEFDRLPRLLYAAVMARKNHMKKETRLTICEGHDGTETSNGDVLIFPDMIRYRRLTHFDVETFVEEVLVKDGEWLPGTPEALKGSYVFVCSHASRDRRCGVCGPVLVSRFREEIELHGLQGKVFVSPCSHIGGHKYAGNIIIFGPTMNGEVTGHWYGYVSPDDVPLLLQQHIIKGEIIDSLWRGQMGLSEDEQMNKLEQRLLLSGIRNVEESTTVCRSQDDFASCCQSNGVSCCQENGNSSYRTQNHVPAAEKRKDPDVIETEAKLSADSKSSETVISRINSGKGASSRNFHSMTAWLDTWEQEDTYAALAVVFAAVSVAIAYNSYKQLT; encoded by the exons ATGAATAACATGATGATGGGTGGAAGCAGCAGCAACAGAGACCGAGAAGAAGCCCTCACATTCACGATCCCTTCATCCTCTTCCCACTCCTCTCCCATCACCGTCTCCGATCAACTCGACAGCTACCTCACCGACCCCAGAAGCGCCTCCGGAAGCTTCCAGAACGAGGGTGTCCTCACCGCCGGCGACACCGCCGATTCCGAGTTCGGCTTCTCTCGCCCAGATTTCCGGCAGAGCCCCCTCGCCGGCACGGTGGAGCTCTACGACCGCCACGTGTTTCTCTGCTACAAGAATCCGAGGGTTTGGCCACCCCGCATCGAGGCTGCGGAGTTCGATCGCTTGCCTAGGTTGCTCTATGCTGCAGTTATGGCTAGGAAGAACCATATGAAGAAGGAG ACTCGATTAACGATATGTGAGGGTCATGATGGGACTGAAACATCTAACGGGGATGTCTTAATCTTTCCTGACATGATCAGATACAG GAGGTTAACACATTTTGATGTTGAAACATTCGTTGAAGAAGTTCTTGTGAAGGATGGAGAATGGCTTCCTGGGACTCCCGAAGCTTTGAAAGGTTCATATGTTTTTGTGTGTTCACATGCATCCCGGGATCGCAGATGTGGGGTTTGTGGACCTGTCTTGGTCAGTAGATTCAGGGAAGAGATAGAGTTGCATGGTCTACAGGGTAAAGTGTTTGTTAGCCCATGCTCTCATATTGGGGGACATAAGTATGCTGGAAACATCATTATATTTGGACCAACCATGAATGGAGAAGTCACCGGGCACTG GTATGGATATGTTAGCCCGGATGATGTACCTTTATTGCTTCAACAACATATTATAAAAGGGGAGATTATAGACTCATTATGGAG GGGTCAGATGGGTTTATCAGAAGATGAACAGATGAATAAACTAGAACAAAGGCTTCTGCTGAGTGGAATCAGAAATGTAGAAGAAAGCACTACAGTGTGTAGATCTCAAGACGATTTCGCGAGCTGCTGCCAATCAAATGGAGTGAGCTGCTGccaagaaaatggaaactcTTCCTACCGTACTCAAAATCATGTGCCGGCGGCAGAAAAGAGAAAGGATCCTGATGTCATTGAGACGGAGGCGAAGCTCTCAGCTGATAGTAAGAGCAGTGAGACTGTGATTTCGCGGATCAACAGCGGTAAAGGAGCTTCGTCGCGTAATTTCCATTCCATGACAGCATGGCTTGATACCTGGGAGCAAGAAGACACTTATGCTGCTCTTGCTGTAGTCTTTGCTGCAGTGTCAGTTGCCATTGCCTATAACTCCTACAAACAATTGACATAA
- the LOC130732776 gene encoding dirigent protein 15-like, producing MVAGPNQTGGTHLVIFSTSVYANDNLLREGIEETSKVIGNVLTSSELREKVVLVMNADFSFTFGKLNGSSISKFSIFSRNPVSEPTRELEVVGQRKKFRMASCFYESKIQPVMGLLSIM from the coding sequence ATGGTGGCAGGTCCCAACCAAACTGGTGGCACTCATTTAGTCATCTTCTCCACCAGTGTGTATGCCAATGACAACCTGCTCAGGGAAGGCATTGAAGAGACATCAAAGGTGATTGGAAATGTATTAACATCTAGCGAATTAAGGGAAAAGGTGGTGCTTGTCATGAATGCGGATTTTTCCTTCACCTTTGGCAAGTTAAATGGAAGTTCCATCAGCAAATTTTCCATATTTTCCAGGAATCCGGTGTCTGAGCCGACGAGGGAGCTCGAGGTGGTGGGGCAAAGGAAGAAGTTTAGGATGGCCAGTTGTTTTTATGAGAGCAAGATACAACCGGTGATGGGATTATTGAGTATAATGTAA